TTCGAGCCAATTATAGTCCCTTTGTTGGACAGGATATTCATGAGCACTTGATTAGAGAGCATTTTGAGAATTATGAGATACAGAGTATAGATTCGACTCATTGGATAGTTACGGAAAATAGAGGGGAGTTTGTGAAGAGGGTTGTGAAGTGGGTGATGGATAAGTTTACGTAACTGCCGTGTACATTGGACCAAGGCCAGCCATATGGTCAAATAAATATTTAAGCCTAATGAAAAAATCTCACTATGTTGATaccactttcttctttatcactGTTGATGGTTTCCAAGCTCAGCTTCAAAGGCGAgacaaagagaaagaaacacGGCCacaagaagaggaagatacCATTACTTGACTCTGAACGATTCTCCGTTAACAATGAACTGGTAACGTTGGGTGAAATAGATCGCAATAGATTAAAGAGATGTAATTGGACAACAGCGGCAAACTATGACGACATCAAAGATGGAGAGCCTGTATTGATAGcgatggaaagaaaagataacTTGGGAGTTATCAATGTGACAGATGGTGATAAGGTGACGATCAGCAAAGAGAGTAGTTTACAAGTCAAGTCAGTTGGCGAATGCATCAACTTCACCAATGGTGCAAGTATTGATTTGGCAAAtaaggttcaaagagttgagcCTACACTACCAAATCAAGTTCTGATAGCAGTTGATGTTGAAAATCTTGTGACGAATGGAGATAAAAACGAACACAAGGTCAAATACATAGCATTgaaagatggaagaagcagcagctaTTTGTCACATGACCCAGAGACACACCTTTtgactctttcaaaggtgTTGACAGACAATGAGATATTTAAATTAGAACACGTGCCATCAGCCAGGTCGAACTTCAGCATCTGCA
This region of Brettanomyces nanus chromosome 2, complete sequence genomic DNA includes:
- a CDS encoding uncharacterized protein (EggNog:ENOG41), whose product is MVSKLSFKGETKRKKHGHKKRKIPLLDSERFSVNNELVTLGEIDRNRLKRCNWTTAANYDDIKDGEPVLIAMERKDNLGVINVTDGDKVTISKESSLQVKSVGECINFTNGASIDLANKVQRVEPTLPNQVLIAVDVENLVTNGDKNEHKVKYIALKDGRSSSYLSHDPETHLLTLSKVLTDNEIFKLEHVPSARSNFSICIKANNDYKLIVTDQLVLRVIEDPENLLDDLNNFNIRVQLVNSEPARKIIDLLNGENHNKDEDTEERVSSAVKELIKAGIKVTNQVLRETKRAARENWLNEYIVELKEKTVTDRGV